A window of Leptospira hartskeerlii contains these coding sequences:
- the pgsB gene encoding poly-gamma-glutamate synthase PgsB translates to MSEFLILFPLLLFLLGFGFAEYILHISRRNKIPVRIHVNGTRGKSSVTRLIASGLKEGGFQVLAKTTGTVPRLILPDGSERNIIRYGAPNILEQKFAIQEAVKQGANVIVLECMALVPFNQKVSEEKLIKATHSVITNVREDHLEIMGPEKKDVALALSGFIPKSKMLFTSEVEFFSFFEEICKRKNTEIVSVSPKKYSQLNYMQGFAYYEHPENVLIALEVCESLGVKAEIAIQGMWSHSPDLGATFFAEYTFGENKIAFANGFAANDPRSAASIWKNSVQRFLEYTYKVALVNCRKDRPERSEQMAKEILSWNKNIPDLILITGEGNEIFKKTCLKLGLGNSKLEDLKYLDAKEIMEFFRKSLPSHSMVVGLGNIGGLGLELLEHLKRKEILKG, encoded by the coding sequence GTGTCCGAATTTCTCATACTGTTTCCTTTACTCTTGTTTTTGTTAGGATTCGGATTTGCAGAATATATCCTTCATATTTCCAGAAGGAACAAAATCCCGGTTCGTATCCATGTAAATGGCACTCGAGGAAAGAGTTCTGTAACAAGACTTATCGCATCCGGTTTGAAAGAAGGTGGATTTCAAGTTCTCGCTAAAACCACCGGAACCGTTCCAAGGCTTATCTTACCGGATGGTTCCGAACGGAATATCATCAGATACGGCGCTCCAAATATTTTAGAGCAGAAGTTTGCGATCCAAGAGGCAGTTAAACAAGGAGCAAACGTAATCGTTTTAGAATGTATGGCACTTGTTCCGTTTAACCAGAAAGTTTCGGAAGAAAAATTGATCAAGGCTACACATTCCGTAATCACAAATGTAAGAGAAGATCATCTAGAAATCATGGGGCCGGAGAAGAAGGATGTTGCTTTAGCTCTAAGCGGTTTTATTCCAAAATCCAAAATGTTATTCACTTCGGAAGTAGAATTTTTTTCATTCTTTGAAGAGATATGTAAAAGGAAGAATACGGAAATCGTTTCAGTCAGTCCTAAAAAATATTCTCAGTTAAACTATATGCAAGGTTTTGCATATTATGAACATCCCGAGAACGTGCTTATTGCTTTAGAGGTATGCGAATCTTTAGGAGTTAAAGCGGAGATTGCGATACAAGGAATGTGGTCTCATTCTCCGGATTTGGGAGCTACTTTCTTTGCAGAATATACATTTGGTGAGAATAAGATCGCTTTTGCAAATGGTTTTGCTGCAAACGATCCGAGGTCTGCCGCAAGTATTTGGAAGAATTCGGTCCAACGGTTCCTTGAATATACTTATAAAGTCGCTCTTGTGAATTGTAGAAAAGATAGACCGGAAAGATCGGAACAAATGGCAAAAGAGATCCTCTCTTGGAATAAGAATATCCCGGACTTGATTTTGATTACTGGCGAAGGAAACGAGATATTTAAGAAGACCTGTTTGAAATTAGGTTTAGGAAATTCTAAATTAGAAGATCTAAAATATCTAGATGCAAAAGAGATCATGGAGTTTTTTCGAAAATCGCTTCCTTCTCACTCAATGGTTGTTGGACTCGGGAATATAGGTGGACTGGGTTTAGAACTTCTGGAACATTTAAAACGAAAGGAAATTCTGAAAGGGTAG
- a CDS encoding TRAP transporter large permease subunit — translation MWRKIVSWAVLFFLFVPLVQSGSQLVQARLLGLGSSIWPNYAMIRNVCIADPNAEADTKAEVSQADMDALDDIGLGDTSGEKNVGAPTGPTETQLELEKLAGSLTVGQKLYCGFERRLSWITISAIDYIPMTMVFLLIVAGTVSTTRRYHIALRNPENSKEEKITEWSQIIANTIIMVSAAFMYPLQKGVEAQIQVLWVLGLILLAGLNFYNLKNPVFKNGEGKQNTKLSHALLCVPLYAWMALVCGFYFFILEKHPAGLAIYLQKLTAHAQLYIQIGLYVWTGILLRDTSLGKRFFDLLNPWKLPSELMAVIIVVVAALPTAYSGASGIVVLALGATIFKELRRAGASQERALAATAMSGSLGVVLPPCLLVVIVASLNLEVTTDELFHWGWRVFALSSTLFLIVSWFSRTESWKIRPEQDAFKKSLQALKSFSVYLVISIAIVLTIVLALGTHFDERTAPYILPIAMLALLFIDYRISKKEKLEKGETHNEEVELSRTSYDGGSHLGALLLLMGLSACMGGVFERSEVINLFPTHLGSPMSAMLILTFALVIIGMLMDPYGAVILVSVTLYPIAKANGIHPLNFWMTALVSFELGYLTPPVALNHLLTKHVVRDLLIEDKSLEGKGFFARHEHIVIPIIVLTLTLLVTAFGPILYSKYAG, via the coding sequence TGTGGAGAAAAATCGTTTCCTGGGCGGTATTATTCTTTTTATTCGTACCCCTTGTTCAAAGTGGAAGCCAGCTAGTCCAAGCTAGACTACTCGGCTTAGGTAGCAGTATTTGGCCTAACTATGCTATGATCCGAAATGTTTGTATCGCAGATCCAAATGCGGAAGCGGATACAAAGGCGGAAGTCAGCCAAGCGGATATGGACGCTTTGGACGATATCGGTCTCGGAGATACTTCCGGCGAGAAGAATGTAGGAGCTCCAACAGGACCAACCGAAACCCAATTGGAGTTAGAGAAACTTGCGGGTTCTCTAACAGTAGGGCAAAAATTATATTGTGGATTCGAGCGTAGGCTTTCTTGGATTACTATCTCCGCTATAGATTATATTCCAATGACTATGGTATTCTTACTGATCGTAGCGGGAACTGTTTCCACGACTAGAAGATATCATATTGCCCTTAGGAATCCCGAGAACTCCAAAGAGGAAAAGATCACCGAATGGAGCCAGATCATCGCAAATACGATCATCATGGTTTCTGCCGCGTTCATGTATCCTCTCCAAAAAGGTGTGGAGGCTCAAATCCAGGTGTTGTGGGTCTTAGGGCTGATACTTTTAGCAGGATTAAATTTTTATAATTTAAAAAATCCTGTTTTTAAGAATGGAGAAGGTAAACAGAATACCAAACTTTCCCATGCATTATTATGCGTTCCTTTGTATGCATGGATGGCACTTGTTTGCGGATTCTACTTCTTCATTTTAGAAAAACATCCGGCGGGACTTGCGATCTATCTACAAAAATTGACCGCACATGCTCAGCTTTATATCCAGATCGGTCTTTATGTGTGGACCGGTATTCTTTTAAGGGATACTTCTTTAGGAAAAAGATTCTTCGATCTTTTGAACCCATGGAAACTTCCTTCAGAGCTAATGGCAGTGATCATCGTAGTTGTTGCCGCCCTTCCTACTGCATATAGCGGTGCTTCCGGGATCGTGGTTCTTGCATTAGGAGCTACTATTTTCAAGGAGTTGAGAAGAGCTGGTGCAAGCCAAGAAAGAGCTCTTGCTGCGACCGCAATGTCAGGAAGTTTGGGAGTGGTTCTGCCTCCATGTTTACTCGTGGTGATCGTTGCTTCTTTGAACTTGGAAGTGACTACCGACGAATTATTCCATTGGGGTTGGAGAGTGTTTGCACTTTCATCCACTCTATTCTTGATTGTGAGCTGGTTTAGTAGAACCGAATCCTGGAAGATCCGTCCGGAACAAGACGCATTCAAAAAATCTTTGCAGGCATTAAAATCTTTCTCAGTCTATTTGGTGATCTCTATCGCAATCGTTCTTACGATCGTTCTTGCACTCGGAACTCATTTCGACGAAAGAACTGCACCTTATATTCTGCCGATCGCAATGTTGGCGCTTCTGTTCATAGATTATAGAATTTCCAAAAAGGAAAAATTGGAGAAGGGAGAAACTCATAACGAAGAAGTGGAACTTTCCAGAACTTCTTACGATGGGGGCTCACACTTAGGAGCACTTCTTCTTCTTATGGGATTGTCCGCTTGTATGGGTGGGGTTTTCGAAAGATCAGAAGTGATCAATCTATTTCCGACTCACTTAGGCTCTCCAATGTCTGCTATGTTAATTCTGACATTTGCACTTGTGATCATTGGAATGTTAATGGACCCTTACGGTGCCGTGATCTTGGTTTCAGTAACCTTGTATCCAATCGCTAAGGCAAACGGGATCCATCCACTAAATTTCTGGATGACCGCACTTGTTTCTTTCGAGTTAGGTTATTTGACTCCTCCGGTTGCACTCAACCACTTGTTGACCAAACACGTAGTGCGAGATCTATTGATAGAGGATAAAAGTCTGGAAGGAAAAGGTTTCTTTGCGAGGCATGAACATATCGTAATTCCGATTATCGTTCTAACACTGACCTTGCTTGTGACCGCTTTCGGGCCGATCCTATATTCTAAATACGCAGGGTAA
- a CDS encoding FKBP-type peptidyl-prolyl cis-trans isomerase yields the protein MNLKRIHILIAILISAFVLSLGVFAQGNGLVIKDIKKGTGKEAFNGSNVTVHYTGWLTNGKKFDSSKDRGTPFRFDLGAGQVIRGWDKGVQGMKEGGIRKLTIPPEMGYGSSGAGTIPPNSTLIFEVELIKVY from the coding sequence ATGAATTTAAAAAGAATCCATATATTAATCGCAATTTTAATCTCAGCATTCGTTCTGAGCCTGGGAGTATTTGCTCAAGGCAACGGTCTGGTGATTAAAGACATCAAAAAGGGAACTGGGAAAGAGGCCTTCAATGGGTCTAACGTAACCGTTCATTATACCGGTTGGCTGACCAATGGAAAAAAATTCGATAGCTCCAAAGACAGAGGAACTCCGTTCCGTTTTGATCTTGGTGCTGGGCAAGTGATCCGAGGTTGGGACAAAGGAGTCCAAGGTATGAAAGAAGGCGGTATCCGTAAATTGACGATCCCACCTGAAATGGGTTATGGAAGCTCCGGAGCAGGGACTATTCCTCCAAATTCTACTCTGATTTTTGAAGTAGAATTGATCAAAGTTTACTGA
- a CDS encoding inorganic phosphate transporter, with protein sequence MDIFLIIVAVMAVLGVMDLLVGVSNDAVNFTNSAVGSRAASRKIILIVSTFGILLGALSSSGMMEVARKGIFHPEFFSLAELMFLFLAVMVSDIILLDLYNTLGLPTSTTVSLVFELLGASLVLALLKTDTLNDAFKIINSESALKIIFGIALSVILAFFAGMILMFFFRLIFSFRLDKTMKWFGGIFSGLAVTVVIFFILLTAMKGSTFLSKDVLAWIQTNFKTILVLSFIGFSIVFQILIFSKINVLKIVVLFGTAALAMAFASNDLVNFIGVPIASLQTHELIKAANWDANTMASGLGKEVLTDNRLLIGAALIMIIALFKSKKAETVTRTEVSLGSQGETVEAYQSSLVARVFVQIAVGIYYPIKRILPSIIRNWISSRFKQSGTLELVRLHESDAFDLLRASVNILIASALILIGTIEKLPLSTTFVTFMVAMGTSLADGAWQKENAVNRVSGVLTVVGGWFMTAIFASFTGGFIAALFYYFGFAAVVVVLGFTFFLVLAFNRIHKKRKAEYDEDLEKLLLLTKHPEKALTKSLSSLLGNLLLAKKAMNTLSSGYIGGKKKDFKQASKILKNLKKNYESSISGFLSLVDRHFDESDFQSIHPFTNALGYIDRIAENLTNIHRNTSEKIDRFQTGLTKDEREDLKELRKLAEDLFELLAQSDKVPGLVEKARSGKKVKELSDIKVRIYKNQMKRIRKGDSKLKSSVAYFLVVEELVDINENLFALAEELVWVLPWIETKKKQFAKGNIGPSKLEFPKAKDKKKKKK encoded by the coding sequence ATGGATATCTTCTTAATCATCGTAGCAGTTATGGCTGTACTCGGAGTAATGGACTTACTCGTCGGAGTTTCCAATGACGCAGTGAACTTTACGAATTCGGCAGTCGGTTCTAGAGCGGCCTCCAGAAAAATCATCCTGATCGTTTCTACATTCGGTATCTTACTCGGAGCGTTGAGTTCCAGCGGAATGATGGAGGTCGCAAGAAAAGGGATCTTTCATCCCGAATTTTTCAGCCTTGCAGAGTTGATGTTCTTATTTTTGGCGGTGATGGTTTCGGATATCATTCTCCTTGATTTATACAATACTTTAGGACTTCCCACTTCCACAACCGTCTCCCTGGTTTTCGAATTATTAGGAGCCTCCTTGGTTCTGGCGCTTCTCAAAACAGACACCTTAAACGATGCATTTAAGATCATAAACTCGGAGTCTGCATTAAAGATCATCTTCGGGATCGCGCTATCCGTGATACTCGCCTTCTTTGCGGGGATGATATTGATGTTCTTCTTCCGATTGATTTTCAGTTTCCGTTTAGATAAAACGATGAAATGGTTCGGAGGGATTTTCTCAGGACTCGCAGTCACAGTTGTGATCTTCTTCATTCTACTCACTGCAATGAAAGGATCGACTTTCCTGAGTAAAGATGTATTAGCTTGGATCCAAACCAATTTTAAAACCATTCTAGTATTAAGCTTTATTGGTTTTTCTATCGTATTCCAAATCTTGATCTTCTCCAAAATAAACGTTCTGAAGATCGTAGTATTATTCGGGACTGCGGCGCTTGCAATGGCTTTTGCAAGTAATGACTTAGTGAACTTTATCGGAGTTCCGATCGCAAGTTTACAAACTCATGAATTGATCAAAGCGGCCAACTGGGATGCAAATACGATGGCGTCTGGCTTAGGAAAAGAAGTTCTTACAGACAATAGACTTCTGATCGGTGCTGCACTCATCATGATCATCGCGTTATTCAAATCAAAGAAAGCGGAAACAGTTACAAGAACTGAAGTAAGTTTAGGCTCCCAGGGAGAAACTGTAGAAGCTTATCAATCCAGCTTGGTTGCGAGAGTATTCGTTCAAATTGCAGTCGGGATCTATTATCCTATTAAAAGAATTTTACCTTCTATCATTCGTAATTGGATCTCTTCTAGGTTCAAACAAAGTGGAACCTTGGAGTTAGTTCGTTTGCATGAAAGTGATGCATTCGATTTACTTAGAGCTTCCGTAAATATACTCATCGCTTCGGCGCTAATACTTATAGGAACGATCGAAAAACTTCCGCTCTCTACCACATTTGTTACCTTTATGGTAGCAATGGGAACCTCGCTCGCAGACGGAGCCTGGCAAAAAGAAAATGCAGTCAATCGTGTCAGCGGGGTTCTAACCGTTGTAGGTGGATGGTTTATGACTGCGATCTTTGCCTCCTTCACAGGTGGATTTATCGCGGCGTTATTCTATTACTTCGGCTTTGCTGCAGTGGTTGTAGTTTTAGGCTTCACATTCTTCTTGGTCCTTGCATTCAATCGTATACACAAAAAAAGAAAGGCAGAATACGATGAGGATCTGGAAAAACTTCTTCTACTCACCAAACATCCTGAAAAGGCACTTACTAAATCGCTTTCTTCTTTATTGGGAAATTTGTTATTAGCGAAGAAGGCGATGAATACACTTTCTTCCGGCTATATCGGAGGAAAGAAAAAAGACTTCAAACAGGCTTCTAAGATCTTAAAGAACCTGAAGAAAAATTATGAATCTTCTATCTCCGGTTTTTTAAGTTTGGTGGATAGACATTTCGACGAGTCAGATTTCCAATCCATCCATCCTTTCACAAATGCGCTCGGTTACATAGATCGTATCGCTGAAAATCTTACAAATATACATAGAAACACTTCCGAGAAGATAGATCGTTTCCAAACAGGACTTACAAAGGACGAAAGAGAAGATCTAAAAGAATTACGCAAGTTAGCGGAAGATCTTTTCGAACTTTTAGCACAATCCGATAAGGTCCCAGGTTTGGTGGAGAAGGCGAGATCCGGTAAAAAAGTAAAAGAACTTTCTGATATCAAAGTCCGCATCTACAAAAACCAGATGAAACGTATCCGTAAAGGAGACAGCAAATTAAAATCCAGCGTGGCCTACTTCTTAGTGGTAGAAGAGTTGGTAGATATTAACGAAAACCTATTCGCTCTCGCAGAAGAGCTTGTCTGGGTTCTGCCTTGGATAGAAACTAAGAAGAAACAATTTGCAAAAGGTAATATCGGTCCTTCCAAATTGGAATTTCCTAAAGCAAAAGATAAGAAAAAAAAGAAGAAGTAA
- a CDS encoding SpoIIE family protein phosphatase, which translates to MSEAEEKNSGTRAPFQSASRKDVIRILERITDAFLSLDRELKILYANFEAEKLLDIIRENLVGKRLPEILPQFNYTSLFPAMIESMHSGLPKDLEILDPKENIWYEVRIFPSIEDIAVYLRDVTSRKEGEVKLKESEERLSELVRTSLDSILSVNDSMEIILMNPAAEKLFGYSSWEVNGKSLEFLLPSRHKKNISNVLYQIGENPDRGIFGPLRARRKNGTEPILEASVSKVNTSSGKGYTLILRDITDRISIQKKLRGTVEELKNVDRERLDLLQNLEAEVESRSKELTRFYRLMKEELNLAKRVQNSLLPPIDYSIPGVQTFVNYVPVMEVGGDWFDIFEFRPGVLRVILADATGHGVQAALVTMTIKGVYEPLKYLADSPLELIKGINIDYCRNFKNLQMYFSCFILDVDTIERKIRFASGGHPALLWKSKSGIKPLERTGSLLGLNAKMEYLEEEYDYSEGDSILMLTDGIFEEFDSEQNPFGEERIEKIYRDSGLSGLELHSQIIKEMKAHLADKEPQDDITLISLNLT; encoded by the coding sequence ATGTCAGAAGCAGAGGAAAAAAATTCCGGAACTCGAGCACCTTTCCAATCCGCTTCTAGAAAAGATGTAATTCGGATCTTAGAAAGAATTACGGACGCATTTTTGTCCTTAGACAGAGAACTTAAGATCTTATATGCTAACTTCGAGGCCGAAAAACTTCTGGATATTATTCGAGAGAATTTAGTCGGCAAAAGATTACCGGAGATACTTCCTCAATTCAATTACACTTCTTTGTTTCCTGCGATGATAGAGTCTATGCATTCCGGACTTCCAAAAGACCTGGAGATTTTAGATCCGAAGGAGAATATTTGGTACGAGGTTCGTATCTTTCCTTCTATCGAAGACATTGCAGTTTACTTGCGCGATGTAACTTCCAGAAAAGAAGGAGAAGTTAAACTCAAAGAATCGGAAGAAAGACTTTCCGAACTTGTGAGAACTTCTTTGGATTCTATTCTTTCTGTGAACGACTCCATGGAAATAATACTGATGAATCCGGCTGCGGAGAAGTTGTTCGGATATTCCTCTTGGGAAGTGAATGGAAAGTCTTTGGAGTTTTTACTTCCATCGAGACACAAAAAAAATATTTCCAATGTATTATATCAGATAGGAGAAAATCCGGATCGCGGGATCTTTGGGCCGCTTAGGGCCAGGCGCAAAAACGGGACTGAGCCTATTTTAGAAGCTTCCGTCTCCAAGGTAAATACATCTTCCGGAAAAGGATATACTCTCATACTTCGAGATATCACTGACAGAATTTCTATCCAAAAGAAATTAAGAGGGACTGTAGAAGAACTTAAGAACGTAGACAGGGAAAGGTTGGACCTCCTACAAAATCTGGAAGCTGAGGTAGAATCCCGCTCCAAAGAACTTACCAGATTCTATCGTTTGATGAAAGAAGAATTAAACCTGGCTAAACGAGTGCAGAATAGTTTACTTCCACCGATTGATTATTCAATTCCGGGAGTTCAAACTTTTGTAAATTATGTTCCGGTAATGGAAGTGGGAGGGGATTGGTTTGATATATTCGAATTCCGCCCTGGCGTTCTGAGAGTAATTTTAGCCGATGCTACCGGTCATGGCGTCCAAGCTGCACTTGTGACAATGACAATCAAAGGAGTTTACGAGCCTCTAAAATATTTGGCAGATTCTCCTTTGGAACTGATTAAAGGGATCAATATAGATTATTGTAGAAATTTCAAAAATCTACAGATGTATTTTTCCTGTTTTATCTTGGATGTGGATACGATAGAAAGAAAGATCCGATTTGCATCCGGAGGTCATCCTGCACTCTTATGGAAATCCAAATCAGGGATAAAACCTTTGGAAAGAACAGGATCACTTTTAGGCCTAAATGCAAAAATGGAATATCTGGAAGAAGAATACGATTATTCGGAAGGAGATTCCATACTGATGTTAACCGATGGGATCTTTGAGGAATTTGATTCGGAACAAAATCCGTTTGGTGAAGAAAGGATAGAAAAAATCTACAGAGACTCCGGACTAAGCGGGCTGGAATTACATTCTCAGATCATAAAAGAAATGAAGGCTCATCTGGCAGACAAAGAACCCCAGGATGACATCACACTGATTTCTTTGAACCTGACTTAA
- a CDS encoding RNA recognition motif domain-containing protein: MKISVGNLPQEWTEEDLEKLFSKYGKAEHISIKKDKLTGRSLGYGSLEMEDGAAKKALEALNKYEVSGKVLTVVDADEWKKEFDKKQSVKGGPSHNKVHGSQTTGGFGSSVRRTGGRGK; the protein is encoded by the coding sequence ATGAAGATTTCAGTGGGCAATCTTCCCCAGGAATGGACGGAAGAAGATTTGGAAAAACTATTCTCCAAATACGGAAAGGCCGAGCATATTTCCATTAAAAAAGATAAACTCACGGGACGTTCTTTGGGTTACGGTTCTTTGGAAATGGAAGATGGGGCGGCAAAAAAGGCCCTGGAAGCTTTAAATAAGTACGAGGTTTCCGGAAAAGTTCTAACGGTGGTAGACGCCGATGAATGGAAAAAAGAATTCGATAAAAAGCAATCCGTGAAAGGTGGGCCGAGTCACAATAAAGTGCATGGAAGCCAGACCACGGGGGGTTTTGGAAGTTCTGTCAGACGTACTGGAGGTAGAGGAAAATGA
- a CDS encoding PAS domain-containing sensor histidine kinase — MNQENTLTNASSSQYRSLFEHQPLAAFLVEADGTIALVNQKFEDISGRRKTEIEGRMKWSQFAHPDDTESLMDAFMDRFKHEVPKVFSARTRLLSANGYKKVYVRANRIPTEEGRVLVQLQELDEEGLLKDYSLEDSDYRWRSFLMEGMDFVVIMDLNGNVLFINRTFTGVSADEIQGKNFFEVLKTSDALKVQSVITRVLSTGKPEAFEEWSSFTGKRSHYYIRISPVTKQGEISAILLAISDTTQQKESDSDRLRRMESQRHRQKLEALGTLAAGVAHEINNPLTGILNYAELVRTQVEENESLSKNMEVIIRESERISGIVRSLLGFAHKEEGIRAHVSTGEILYSSIQLLLPFLIRDGIRVEGMDSLVDADSEVPLVIGEPQKLKQVFLNLITNARDSLNEKYAFETDHKKIQVSQSVVEKGDTRFVRITVKDWGIGIGDENLNRIFDPFFTTKPTTVGTGLGLSVSYEIVREMGGEIEVESSEDEFATFHILIPASEKIS; from the coding sequence TTGAATCAAGAAAACACATTAACCAACGCATCTTCTTCCCAATATCGTAGCTTATTCGAACACCAACCATTAGCTGCTTTTTTGGTAGAAGCAGATGGTACCATCGCCTTGGTAAACCAGAAGTTCGAGGATATCTCCGGAAGAAGAAAAACGGAGATAGAGGGAAGAATGAAATGGTCCCAGTTTGCACATCCTGACGATACGGAAAGCCTAATGGATGCCTTCATGGACAGATTTAAACATGAAGTTCCAAAAGTATTTTCTGCAAGAACAAGACTTCTTTCCGCAAACGGATATAAGAAAGTATATGTAAGAGCAAACAGGATACCGACAGAAGAAGGTAGAGTTCTTGTCCAATTACAAGAGTTGGATGAAGAAGGTCTTCTAAAAGATTATTCCTTAGAAGATTCAGACTATCGCTGGCGTTCCTTTCTTATGGAAGGAATGGATTTTGTAGTTATCATGGACTTGAATGGGAATGTGTTATTCATCAATAGAACATTCACTGGAGTTTCTGCAGATGAGATCCAAGGTAAAAACTTTTTCGAAGTATTAAAAACTTCTGATGCATTAAAAGTACAATCCGTGATTACTCGGGTATTGAGCACCGGTAAGCCGGAAGCATTCGAAGAATGGAGTAGCTTTACAGGCAAAAGAAGCCATTATTATATTAGAATTTCTCCCGTAACTAAACAAGGAGAGATCAGCGCGATCTTACTTGCGATCTCGGACACCACACAACAAAAAGAATCAGATTCCGATCGTTTGAGAAGAATGGAGTCCCAAAGACATCGTCAAAAATTGGAGGCCCTGGGAACCTTGGCTGCCGGTGTCGCTCACGAGATCAATAATCCTCTCACAGGTATCTTAAATTACGCGGAACTAGTTCGCACTCAGGTAGAAGAGAACGAATCCCTCTCCAAAAACATGGAAGTGATCATTCGGGAAAGTGAAAGAATTTCCGGCATCGTAAGAAGTCTATTAGGTTTTGCTCATAAAGAAGAAGGTATCAGGGCTCACGTTTCTACTGGAGAAATTTTATACTCTTCTATACAACTTCTATTGCCGTTCCTGATCAGAGACGGGATCAGGGTGGAAGGAATGGATAGTTTAGTGGATGCCGACTCAGAAGTCCCACTTGTAATTGGTGAACCTCAAAAACTAAAACAGGTTTTTCTAAACTTGATCACAAACGCGAGAGATTCGTTGAACGAAAAGTATGCTTTCGAAACGGATCATAAGAAGATCCAGGTATCTCAGTCCGTAGTCGAAAAAGGAGATACTAGGTTTGTTCGGATCACTGTCAAAGACTGGGGAATCGGAATAGGTGACGAGAATCTGAATCGGATTTTTGATCCGTTCTTCACTACAAAACCAACCACGGTCGGAACTGGACTTGGACTTTCAGTTAGCTATGAGATCGTTCGGGAAATGGGCGGCGAGATAGAGGTAGAAAGTTCAGAGGATGAGTTCGCCACATTTCATATCTTGATCCCTGCTTCGGAAAAGATTTCTTGA
- the pgsC gene encoding poly-gamma-glutamate biosynthesis protein PgsC: MDLLSISIGLGLGISLFFSEFFGIAGGLVVPGYFALQLQNPINILLTLSVSLCVFALGRFISKFVILYGKRRTAILLLLGFVLDAIGNEWIFPGIFKEIIHLGSEVKAVGHIIPGLIAVWMDRQGWLETLASLLTASVIVRLILILFLGKELLP; the protein is encoded by the coding sequence ATGGACTTATTGAGTATTTCCATCGGGTTGGGCTTAGGGATCAGTTTATTCTTTTCCGAATTTTTCGGAATAGCTGGCGGGCTTGTCGTTCCTGGGTATTTCGCATTGCAGCTCCAGAATCCAATCAATATTCTTCTTACATTGTCCGTGAGCCTCTGTGTTTTTGCTTTAGGAAGATTCATTTCGAAATTTGTAATATTATATGGAAAAAGAAGGACTGCAATTCTACTTTTACTCGGATTCGTTTTGGACGCAATCGGCAATGAATGGATATTTCCAGGAATTTTTAAGGAGATAATCCACTTAGGATCGGAAGTAAAAGCGGTTGGTCATATTATTCCGGGTCTTATTGCGGTATGGATGGATAGGCAAGGTTGGTTGGAAACTCTTGCATCTTTACTTACAGCTTCCGTGATCGTTCGTTTGATTTTGATCTTATTTCTTGGAAAGGAGTTATTGCCTTGA